In Oncorhynchus kisutch isolate 150728-3 linkage group LG5, Okis_V2, whole genome shotgun sequence, a genomic segment contains:
- the LOC109891166 gene encoding protein transport protein Sec61 subunit alpha-like — translation MGIKFLEVIKPFCAVLPEIQKPERKIQFREKVLWTAITLFIFLVCCQIPLFGIMSSDSADPFYWMRVILASNRGTLMELGISPIVTSGLIMQLLAGAKIIEVGDTPKDRALFNGAQKLFGMIITIGQAIVYVMTGMYGDPSDMGAGICLLIIIQLFVAGLIVLLLDELLQKGYGLGSGISLFIATNICETIVWKAFSPTTVNTGRGTEFEGAIIALFHLLATRTDKVRALREAFYRQNLPNLLNLLATVFVFGVVIYFQGFRVDLPIKSARYRGQYNTYPIKLFYTSNIPIILQSALVSNLYVISQMLSTRFSGNFLVNLLGTWSDTSSGGPARAYPVGGLCYYFSPPESFGSVLDDPIHAAIYICFMLGSCAFFSKTWIEVSGSSAKDVAKQLKEQQMVMRGHRETSMVHELNRYIPTAAAFGGLCIGGLSVMADFLGAIGSGTGILLAVTIIYQYFEIFVKEQSEVGSMGALLF, via the exons ATGGGCA TCAAATTCCTGGAGGTAATAAAGCCGTTCTGCGCAGTATTACCTGAAATCCAGAAACCTGAAAGAAAG ATCCAGTTCAGAGAGAAGGTACTATGGACAGCCATCACTCTCTTCATTTTCCTTGTCTGCTGCCAG ATTCCCCTTTTTGGCATAATGTCCTCAGACTCTGCAGATCCCTTCTACTGGATGAGAGTCATTCTGGCCTCCAACAGAG GTACCCTGATGGAGCTGGGAATCTCTCCCATAGTCACCTCCGGCCTAATCATGCAGCTCCTGGCCGGAGCTAAGATCATTGAGGTGGGAGACACCCCCAAAGACCGGGCCCTCTTCAACGGAGCACAGAAAT TGTTTGGTATGATCATCACCATTGGTCAGGCCATCGTGTATGTGATGACTGGAATGTACGGAGACCCCTCCGATATGGGCGCTGGGATCTGTCTGCTCATCATCATCCAG CTGTTTGTGGCAGGTCTAATCGTGCTGCTGCTGGATGAGCTGCTGCAGAAGGGTTATGGGCTGGGCTCTGGTATCTCCCTGTTCATTGCCACCAACATCTGTGAGACAATTGTCTGGAAGGCCTTCAGCCCCACCACTGTCAACACTGGCAGAG GTACAGAGTTTGAGGGAGCCATCATTGCCCTCTTCCACCTGCTGGCCACGCGAACAGACAAAGTGCGCGCCCTGAGAGAGGCTTTCTACCGCCAGAACCTGCCAAATCTTTTGAACCTCCTCGCCACCGTTTTCGTCTTTGGTGTAGTCATATACTTCCAG GGCTTCAGGGTGGACCTGCCCATCAAGTCTGCCCGTTACCGTGGCCAGTACAACACTTATCCCATCAAGCTCTTCTACACCTCCAACATTCCCATCATCCTCCAGTCTGCCCTCGTGTCCAACCTGTACGTCATCTCTCAGATGCTCTCCACTCGCTTCAGTGGCAACTTCCTGGTTAACCTGCTGGGCACCTGGTCT GACACATCGTCAGGCGGTCCAGCTCGTGCCTACCCAGTGGGTGGGCTCTGTTACTACTTCTCTCCCCCGGAGTCGTTTGGCTCGGTCCTAGACGACCCCATCCACGCTGCCATCTACATCTGCTTCATGCTGGGATCCTGTGCCTTTTTCTCCAAGACCTGGATCGAGGTGTCTGGCTCTTCTGCCAAAGAT GTGGCTAAGCAGCTAAAGGAGCAGCAGATGGTGATGAGGGGTCACAGAGAGACCTCTATGGTTCATGAACTCAACAG GTACATCCCCACAGCGGCGGCCTTTGGTGGTCTCTGTATCGGCGGTCTATCTGTCATGGCGGACTTCCTGGGTGCTATTGGCTCTGGTACGGGTATCCTGCTGGCCGTCACCATCATTTACCAGTACTTTGAGATATTCGTCAAGGAGCAGAGTGAAGTGGGCAGCATGGGAGCCCTGCTCTTCTAG